A stretch of the Arthrobacter sp. PAMC 25486 genome encodes the following:
- the nrdI gene encoding class Ib ribonucleoside-diphosphate reductase assembly flavoprotein NrdI: MDANERTGANGELLPVTRVLNESSSPDLVFFSSVSENTRRFVDRLGVPRVRIPLRPRVEGHLQVARPFVLVLPTYGGGERVGAVPKQVVGFLNDSVNRGLLRGVITAGNTNFGEHYCLAGPVISRKCRVPELYRFELLGTDRDVARVRDGLAEFWKRTTTTSLKDFS; this comes from the coding sequence ATGGACGCGAATGAAAGAACCGGTGCAAACGGGGAGTTGCTGCCGGTTACTCGAGTGCTCAATGAGTCCTCTTCACCTGATCTGGTGTTCTTCTCCAGTGTTTCGGAGAATACCCGCAGGTTCGTGGATCGGTTGGGCGTTCCTAGGGTTCGCATCCCGCTGCGGCCACGGGTTGAGGGGCACCTGCAAGTAGCCCGGCCATTCGTTCTGGTGCTGCCCACCTACGGAGGGGGAGAACGTGTGGGGGCGGTGCCAAAGCAGGTTGTTGGATTCCTCAATGATTCAGTCAACCGTGGGCTGCTTCGCGGCGTTATCACTGCGGGCAACACGAATTTTGGTGAGCACTACTGCCTGGCAGGACCGGTGATCTCGAGAAAATGCCGGGTTCCCGAGCTGTACCGTTTTGAACTTCTTGGCACCGATCGCGACGTTGCTAGAGTCCGCGACGGACTGGCCGAATTCTGGAAAAGAACCACTACTACGTCTCTAAAGGATTTCTCATGA
- the nrdE gene encoding class 1b ribonucleoside-diphosphate reductase subunit alpha, with protein sequence MTLTTDTPPAARQGVGTRKDYHALNAQLNLFTSEGSIQFEKDHEAVGAYLTQHVLPRMIRFDSLEEKIEYLITNDYYEAAPIKAYEWSFVKSTYRQAYAHEHRFASFLGAFKYFTSYTLKTFDGSQYLETYEDRVVATALFLGRGEENLATRLIDEIMTGRFQPATPTFLNAGKAQRGELVSCFLLRTEDNLESIGRSINSALQLSKRGGGVALLLTNLREQGAPIKQIENQASGVVPVMKILEDSFSYANQLGARQGAGAVYLHAHHPDIMRFLDTKRENADEKIRIKSLSLGVVIPDVTFELAKTGEDMHLFSPYDVEREYGVALSDMSVTEHYEALIANPRIKKTTISAREFFKTIAELQFESGYPYVLFEDTANRANPLQGRINMSNLCSEILQVNTPSTYDAALGYQEIGRDISCNLGSLNIAAAMASPDLGATVNTAVRGLTSVSDQSDVDAVPSVANGNDRSHAIGLGQMNLHGYLASQRIHYGSEEGVDFTNMYFYTIAYLAIRASNQIAIERGIAFDGFRESSYADGSFFDKYIDGWWAPATGRVRALFESSGVQLPTPRDWKDLKKSVQEHGLYNAYLQAVPPTGSISYINHATASIHPIASKVEIRKEGKLGRVYFPAPHMDNSNLDFYQDAYDIGYEKIIDTYAAATQHVDQGLSCTLFFRDTATTRDINKAQIYAWRKGIKTLYYIRLRQLALTGTEIENCVSCAL encoded by the coding sequence ATGACGCTTACAACGGACACACCTCCCGCAGCCCGCCAGGGTGTGGGCACACGCAAGGATTACCACGCGCTCAATGCCCAGCTGAATCTATTCACTTCCGAGGGGTCGATCCAGTTCGAGAAGGATCATGAAGCTGTTGGTGCCTACCTGACCCAGCACGTGCTCCCGCGCATGATCCGCTTCGACAGTCTGGAGGAGAAGATCGAGTACCTCATTACCAACGACTATTACGAAGCCGCCCCGATCAAGGCCTATGAATGGTCATTCGTGAAGAGCACGTATCGGCAGGCCTACGCTCACGAGCACCGGTTCGCCTCATTCCTGGGTGCCTTCAAATACTTCACCAGCTACACCCTGAAGACATTCGACGGCAGCCAGTACCTGGAGACGTACGAGGACCGCGTCGTGGCCACCGCCCTTTTCCTTGGGCGGGGAGAGGAGAACCTTGCTACCCGGCTGATCGATGAGATCATGACCGGCAGGTTTCAACCCGCAACGCCGACGTTCCTCAATGCGGGCAAGGCCCAGCGTGGCGAGCTCGTTTCCTGTTTCCTGCTGCGGACCGAGGACAACCTTGAATCCATCGGCCGCAGCATCAACTCAGCACTGCAACTCTCCAAACGCGGCGGCGGGGTGGCGTTGCTGTTGACGAACCTCCGCGAGCAAGGCGCACCAATCAAGCAGATCGAGAATCAGGCCTCCGGCGTAGTACCGGTGATGAAGATCCTGGAAGACAGCTTCAGCTACGCGAACCAGTTGGGTGCACGCCAAGGAGCCGGTGCCGTGTACCTCCACGCACACCACCCCGACATCATGCGCTTCCTCGATACTAAAAGGGAGAACGCAGACGAGAAGATTCGAATAAAGTCTCTCTCCCTGGGCGTTGTCATCCCTGATGTCACCTTCGAACTGGCAAAAACTGGTGAGGACATGCACCTGTTCTCGCCCTACGATGTTGAACGCGAATATGGGGTGGCCCTTTCTGATATGTCAGTTACCGAACACTATGAGGCGTTGATTGCCAACCCCCGGATCAAGAAGACGACCATTAGCGCACGCGAATTCTTCAAAACCATTGCCGAATTGCAGTTCGAATCCGGGTACCCCTATGTGTTGTTCGAGGACACAGCCAACCGAGCCAACCCGTTGCAGGGGCGGATCAACATGTCCAACCTGTGCTCAGAGATCCTCCAGGTAAACACGCCGTCAACATACGATGCCGCCCTTGGCTATCAAGAGATCGGGCGTGACATATCCTGCAACCTCGGTTCATTGAACATCGCGGCCGCCATGGCCTCACCCGATCTCGGGGCCACGGTCAACACCGCAGTGCGGGGACTGACAAGCGTCTCGGACCAGTCCGACGTCGACGCCGTTCCTTCAGTGGCCAACGGGAACGACCGCTCCCATGCCATCGGGCTGGGGCAGATGAACCTGCACGGCTACCTTGCCTCCCAGCGCATTCACTACGGCAGCGAGGAGGGCGTTGACTTCACCAACATGTACTTCTACACCATCGCATACCTGGCAATCCGCGCGTCGAACCAGATTGCGATCGAACGCGGCATCGCCTTCGACGGATTCCGGGAAAGCAGCTATGCCGACGGCTCCTTTTTCGATAAGTACATTGACGGGTGGTGGGCACCGGCGACTGGGCGTGTACGCGCCCTCTTCGAATCCTCCGGAGTGCAGCTGCCCACACCCCGGGACTGGAAAGATCTCAAAAAATCCGTTCAGGAACACGGGCTGTACAACGCCTATTTGCAGGCAGTCCCGCCGACCGGATCAATCAGCTATATAAACCACGCAACAGCGTCGATCCATCCCATCGCTTCCAAGGTCGAAATTCGCAAAGAAGGCAAACTTGGCCGGGTCTACTTCCCCGCACCACATATGGACAACAGCAATCTTGACTTCTATCAAGATGCCTATGACATCGGCTACGAAAAAATCATTGACACTTACGCCGCAGCCACCCAGCACGTGGACCAGGGCCTGTCCTGCACATTGTTCTTCCGCGATACCGCAACCACCCGCGACATCAACAAAGCCCAGATCTACGCCTGGCGAAAAGGCATCAAAACCCTTTATTACATCCGGCTACGGCAGTTGGCCCTCACCGGAACAGAGATCGAAAACTGCGTCTCCTGCGCACTGTGA